The Lentimicrobium sp. L6 genome includes the window GGGGCAAAACAAAAAAATCATTTATTATGGGCAACTACAGTAAATTGACACTTGATTGATTAGTAATGAATATTTTAAAATATACTGTTTTAATAACCCAAGGGATAATTTATCTTTTGGGTTTTTTTATGCTTTATGTATAGGTTTTTATCTTTGCTTCAAATATAGAATGATGACGGAGAAAATTAAAGTGATAGCCTTTGATGCTGATGATACCCTTTGGATCAATGAAACCTTTTTCAGAGAAGCAGAACAAGCCTTGGCCAGGATATTGTCAGATTACGGAAGTGAGCAGGAAGTGGTGGACTTTTTATTTAAGATAGAAACCAGTAATATCCCTCTATTTGGCTATGGTATCAAAGGATTTACACTTTCCATGATTCAATCTGCCATTGAGTTTAGTGAATATAAAATTACCGCAAAACAAATAGAATCTATTATTTATTTAAGCAAAGAAATGGTTCGTAAGCCAGTGGAATTATTAGATGGCGTAGAGGAGGTTTTAAAAACGCTTCAGGCTAAAGGTTATAAAATGGTAGTAGCTACTAAAGGTGATTTGTTGGATCAGCAAAGAAAGTTGAAGAAGTCAAATTTAGAATCTTATTTCCATCATATTGAAGTGATGAGTGATAAGCAAGAGGATGATTATTTCAAATTGATTCAACATTTAGATATCAAAGCAGACGAATTTCTGATGATTGGGAATTCCATAAAATCTGATGTGATTCCAGTATTGAATCTTGGTGGCATGGCTTTTCATGTGCCCTTTCATACTACTTGGCAGCATGAAGTTGTAGATTCCAAAATTATCCATCCTCAATTTAAATCTTTCCATATGATTACAGATATTCTTGCTGTGCTTTAAATATCTGATATTTCAAAGTATGATGTTTCTTTACATGCTCTCATTAAATAGGATGAAATAATAGGCTTGTTTGTTTATTCGATTTCTCTAATTATTTTAATATAGTATAGGAATAAACCCAAAGATTTTTTAGGTTTGGGGCTCAGCAAATGACTAAAATATGGGCAGTGAAAAATATATCAATCTCGATGAAGATAATATTTCTGATGAGCATATCTGTTGTGCTTTTTCTGATAAAAAATGTAGCGAAGGCTATCAATTAAAAAAAGAGTGGCTGAAAAAGCAATTTAAGGATGGTTATGTATTTCGGAAGCTTGACGAGCGTGGAAAAATTTTTATAGAGTATGTTCCTGCAGAAAAAGCTTGGGCACCTATTATTGCTCCAAATTACATGCTCATTAATTGCTTTTGGGTTTCTGGGAAATTCAAAGGAGAAGAACATGGTAAGGAGCTTTATCAATATTGTTTAGAGGATGCTAAAGAAATGGATGGACTTGTTGTGATGGCTGCCTCTAGAAAGCAGCCATTTATGTCGGATAAGAAATTCTTCATCAAACAGGGCTTTCTATTGGCAGATACTGCTCCTCCATATTTCGAGCTGTGGTATAAACCCTTAAAAGCAAATGTACCTATTCCAAAATTTAAAGAGATAGCCAAAACTGGGAAAAATGATATCAAAGATGGTTTGGTTGTATATTTTACCAACGCTTGTCCTTTTAATGAGTATTATGTGAATACCGAGTTAAAGGCTGTAGCTGAGAAACAGGGTGTGAACTTGACCATAAAGAAGCTTGCAAGTCGAGAACAGGCTCAAAATCACTTTGTACCGCATACTCTTTATAGTATTTTCTATAATGGAGAATTCATCACTCAGCATATTCTAAATGAGAAAGCTTTCGACAGGTTTATCCAAAAATAAAGAAGCTAACTTCTTGGGAGCTTTTCTTAAAATTCAAAACAAAAGTTTACTTGTAGTCATGGGAATGGTTTCGTTAGTGCTTTTTGAGTTATGTTTGTTAAATAGTCTAACTAGTTTTTGAAGCTTCGGCATTTGATAAATCCATTATAGTACAATTGATTATTGTTTAGTAATTATGGTTCAAGTATAAGCAAAATATTGTTTCCTGCACAATTAGTGTTTAATTTAAAACACAAAAAGATAAACAAATGTTTCCTATTATCTTGGTATTTCGGAATATTTAAATACCTTTGCTACTTCTTAATGCTTAGGTTATCAATTGTTTTCTTGTTTAATTTATTTAATTAATTTTCTTGGAGTCTAAGGATATTTAGATGCTAGTTTTACAATTGTTTAACCCCATGTTTAATATTAATTATAGATAGATGAACAATATTGCAACATTATTTTCCATAAAGGATTTGGAAAATTTATCAGGAATAAAGGCCCATAGTATTAGAATTTGGGAAAAAAGATATAATCTTTTGGAACCAAATAGAACAGATTCGAATATTCGATATTACGACCTAGAAAACTTGAGGAAGCTGTTGAACATCACCATATTGTATAACCATGGCTATAAGATTAGTAAAATAGCTAAGTATTCTATTGAGGAATTGGAAAATAAAGTACGTGAGTATATTGGTGGAAAGAGTGATCAAGAACATTTTGTGAACTCTCTCAAAGTTTCCATGCTCAAATATGATAGAAATTTATTTGAACATACTTATAATAGTCTAGTTGCAGAATCTTCATTTAAAGATGTTTTTATCAATATTCTTATACCATTTTTGCAAAATATTGGATTAGAGTGGCAGAGTAATAGCATTACTCCAGCACATGAGCACTTCTTTACAAATCTCCTCAAACAAAAATTACTTATTAATATAGAACGTGTTCAGCAAGTGCTTCCTAAAAAACCAGATGAGGTTTATGTATTATATCTTCCTCTAAATGAGATTCATGAATTTGGTTTGCTCTATATTCATTATGAGTTATTGTTGAAAGGGCATCATTCTATTTATTTAGGGCAGAGTGTTCCCTTGGAAAATTTGCAATCCCTTCAAAGCAATTTTAAAAAAGTCAACTTTGTCAGCTATTTTACTGTTAAACCAGATCCAGATGAGGTTAATGCCTATGTCAATCGCCTTCAAGAGGAGGTTTTGAATGGACGAGAGGACCAGATTTATTTATTAGGACGCCGAACTGCAGATATAACACCACCAAAGAGTTCAAAGCAAATTATCATTTTCAATGATTTACTTTCGTTGACATCTTCTTTATAATTGCTTTTTCGTAATTTTGACTGGTATATTTATTGAAACACTTAATCTAAAATTATGAAAACGGCCATCATATACATCAGTAAGCATGGTACCACTGAAATAGTCTCACGAAAAATTGCAGAAAAATTCCCTACCGATGAGGTGGATATCATCAATCTGAAAAAGCAAAAACTGGATAGTCTGTCCCCTTATCAACGTATTATTTTAGGAGGTAGTATTCATATGGGGAAAGTACATAAGAAGACCACCGCCTTTATTGAGAAATACCATAACGAATTATTAGAAAAACAGTTGGCTTTATTTTTATGCTGTATGGAAAGGGACCAAAAAGCTCAGGAACAGTTCGATTTGGCGTTTCCGCAAGATTTAAGAAATAAAGCCTTAAGTAAGGGTTTGTTGGGTTTTGAATATTTGTTGGAAAAGATGAATTTTATTGAGCGCATGATGGTGAAGAAAATCACCGGAAAAGATAAGAGTTTTTCGAAAATTAATGAGGCTGCCATACTTTCGTTTGTTAATGGAATAAAACATCATCAAGTTTTATCTTGATTTCAATTATTATTATCACTAAGTAATATTAGAGTAAAATAGTATGTGCTTTAACATCTTATTTCAGATTTAATGGGTTGATAATTAAATTTCTACATCTGTTTTTCTTTACCTTTGTGAGGAATCTTATATAATAAGCAATGGAAAATAGAAGCATCAAAGAGTATTCAAAAGGAGAGCTGCAAATAGTTTGGGAGCCAAAGAAATGTATACATGCGGCTATATGTGTAGAAAGACTACCTAAAGTATATCAGCCAAATCAAAAACCTTGGATTAATCCAGAATTTGCCTCCATAGAAGAATTGAAAAATCAAATAGATTTATGTCCATCCGGAGCGTTATCTTATTATATGAAAAATGAAGATCAAACTAAAAAAAACAAAAAAATGGAAAAGATTAAAGCGATAGTAAAACCTAATGGGCCAGTTATTATTCAAGGAAATTTCACCATAACTCATACTGATGGTAGGGTGGAGGAAATAGAGAAAATGGCAGCAATTTGCAGGTGCGGGGCATCTGCTAAAAAACCTTTTTGCGATGGAACGCATGCAAAAGTTGGGTTTAAGGGATAGGGTAAAGTTTTTATACTGTATTGGGAATATGAGTATGAATGACAATAATCTTTTTGGAAATGAGGAAATGTAGACGGGGATTGTTTTTGGCTTGCCATAAATAATCCCCGTCTTTTTAAACATAGCAAAGACATCTATCCGATGTGTAATGAAGAATATTTATTAATCATTGTGTACATCATTCACATTTTAATTTATTAGATTAAAACCTACCCATTTCATGCACTTATTCTTATAAGTGCTTTATAGATTCATAGTGATTTTTCTTTTTCATCAGTCAATAAAAAGAAAACTAATATTAAAGAACTGATAACTAGATATTAATAATTTTTAATTCCCTATATTTTCTAATGAAAAAATAACTACTTTTGCAACCTTTTTCGAATAAGAAGGAGTTTAATACAATACGCTTTATGATAAATGTTGCAGATTTAAGAATCCAATTTGGTAAAAGAGTTTTATTTCAAGATGTAAACCTTAAGTTTATGCCAGGTAATTGTTATGGTGTTATTGGTGCCAATGGAGCGGGAAAGTCCACTCTGTTGAAAGCTATTTCGGGTGAGATAGATGCTACTAATGGCCATATTGGTATGGGAACAGGAGAAAGACTTTCCGTTTTAAGTCAGGATCACTATGCTTTTGACGATTACTCCGTTATAGATGCGGTATTGAAAGGTCATACTGAGCTATGGGATATTATGAAAGAAAAAGATGCCATTTATTGTAAAGAAGATTTCTCTGATGCAGATGGTATAAAAGCAGCTGAATTAGAAGAGAAATTTGCAGATATGGATGGTTGGAATGCCGAAAGTGAAGCTGCAAGTTTATTAAGCGCTTTGGGAATCAAAGAAGAATTTCATCAAACCATGATGGAGGATATGTCTGGTAAGCAAAAAGTGAGAGTATTATTGGCTCAAGCTCTTTTTGGAAAACCTGATAACTTACTTCTCGATGAGCCTACTAATGACTTGGATTTAGAAACGGTTACTTGGTTGGAAAACTATTTAGCTAATTATGAGAATACAGTTTTGGTTGTTTCTCACGATAGACACTTTTTAGATGCCATTAGTACTCATACCTTAGATATTGATTTTGGTAAGGTGCAGTTGTTTGCAGGTAACTATAGCTTTTGGTATCAAAGCAGTCAATTGGCTTTAAAACAATCTCAGATTCAAAATAAGAAAACAGAGGATAAACGTAAAGAACTTCAAGAGTTCATTTCTCGTTTTAGTGCCAATGTAAAGAAATCAAAGCAGGCAACTAGTCGTAAGAAAATGTTAGAGAAGTTGAATGTTGATGATATTCAACCCTCAACCAGAAGATATCCCGGTATTATTTTCACACCAGAAAGAGAAGCTGGGGATAAAATTTTGGAAGTTAGTGGTTTGAGTGCTAGTATTGACGGTAAAGTATTATTTAAGGATGTTGATTTTTATGCCAATAAAGGGGAGAAAATCATTTTTCTATCCAGAGACCCTCGTGCAATGACTGCTCTTTTTGAAATCATTAATGATAAGAGACAAGCAGATAGTGGAGGCTTTGAATGGGGGCAAACTATTACTCATGCTTATTTGCCTATGGATAATTCTAAATTTTTCCGCTCAGATTTGAATTTATTCGATTGGTTATGTCAGTTTACAAATGACACTACTGATTTATATATTCGTGGGTATCTAGGTAAGATGTTATTCTCTGGTGATGATTTGCTAAAGAAAGTTGAGGTATTGTCTGGAGGAGAGAAAATGCGTTGTATGATTTCTAAAATGATGCTGGTTGATGCCAATGCATTGGTTCTTGATACACCAACAAACCATCTTGATTTGGAATCTATTCAGTCCTTTAATAATAACCTAATTAAATACCCTGGTAATGTATTTATGTCTTCTCATGACCACGAATTCATTTCATCGGTTTGTGATAGAGTTATTGAGTTGACTCCTACAGGAATTATTGATAAACACATGAATTATGATGATTATATCACCGATGAGAAAATTCAAGCTCAGCGTGAAAAAATGTATCAATAGTCTTTCTTAAGCTTTCTGTTTATTGTTCTTGAGTAACTATCTTGTTATTCCTTCTTTTTGATTCCATTTCATTTCTATTTATTTGATAGTGTTAAGTATATTAAATAGTCTTTAATGTGCTGAAAATTTACAGGGTTTCATAATAATTGGTTGATTATGTCTATATTAGCGCCGCTTAATTGTAGCGGTGGAGGATGCTAATCATCATTCTATTAATTATTGCAGATTTAAGCCTACTTTTAAAACTATATACTACAAAATATAAACTATCATGACTATGAATGCTATTAATCAAAAACTTAAACTCACCGAGAAGCTTGGCTATGCCTTGGGCGATGGTGCCGCAAATATTGCATGGCGTGGAGTTTCTACCTTCCTTTTCATCTTTTATACTGATGTGTTTGGGCTTCATCCCGCAGCTGTTGGTTTGCTAATGTTGGTCGCGAGATTTAGCGATGGCATTAGCGATGTGCTTATGGGCGTTATTGGTGACAGAACCAAATCTAAATATGGAAAATTCCGTCCTTGGATCTTGTGGACAGCTATTCCATTAGGTGTTATTCTATCCCTGCTATTCACGAGTCCTAATCTAAGCCCAACAGGGAAGATAATTTATGCCTATGCTACTTATATCATATTCACACTAGTTTATACGGCTAATAATATTCCTTATGGAGCGCTTATGGCTGTAATGACGGGCGATGATAAAGAACGTACAAGCTTAGGAGCTTATAGGATGGTAGGAGCCTTTGCCGGAGGAATGTTGGTGCAAGGAGCCTTATTGTTCCTAGTGGCTTTCTTCGGAAATATTAATCCAACTATAGAAGTTGATCAGCTCGAGAATAATCGATTTGAGGTTCATGTTTCCACTTCTCAGGATGTGGAAAATGTAAAGATTGCTACTGAGGATGGCATTGCATTATTCACTTGGGTAAACACTGAAGAAAAGTCCAATGACCCTACGCCTACACAAGGTAAAGCCTTTTCCATGATTGGAGGAAAAGACTATAGCTTTATTGTAGAAGGCGAAGAAACTTTAAGCGCTGAAAATATTAGTATCATCAACCAAAAACAAGGTTATAGTAATTCTATCTATGTGCTATCGGTGGTGTTGATTTTAGCCATGTTTATCACTTTCTATTCTACCAAAGAACGAGTGTTACCACCCAAAACTCAAAAAACTAATCTGTCTAAAGATTTCAAAGATTTAATAGGTAATAAGCCTTGGTTGATTTTGTTGGGAATAGGTCTGTTGTTTGTCATCTATAATTCCATCAAACAAGGTATTGTAGTTATCTATTTCTCTCATTTTATTCATAACCAATTATTAGCAGCTAGCTATATGGTGGCCCTTATGGTCGCTTCTATTGGTGGTGCTATGGTGACTACCTTCCTCAGTAATAAATGGGGAAAGAGAAACCTATTTATTATTGCGCTAGTTTTTTCTGGAGCGGTTAATGCCTTATTGGTATTCTGTGGGCCAAATGACATTATTAGCATATTCTCCATCGGAATTATCTCTGAGTTTGCTGCTGCTATTTTCCCTACTTTATTCTTCGCTATGCTGGGTGATGTAGCTGATTTCTCAGAATTTCGTAATGGACGAAGAGCGACAGGTTTAATCTATTCGGCAGGCTCTTTTTCTACTAAGTTTGGTGGAGGAGTAGCAGGAGCTATTATAGGTTTTGTGCTTGCTGCTTATAGTTATGATGGCCAAGATGCCGTTGCTATTGAAGGGGCTATCCCGGGCATAAAAATGCTGATGAGTTGGGTTCCTGCAGTCATTGCATTGATAGCAGCTATCTTTATGTTGATGTATCCATTGACTCAATCTAAAATGAATGAAATCACCACAGAACTAAATGCTCGAAGGCTAAAAGAGCTAGAATAGATTCCTATGGTTACTTGGTATGAGAAGCTGTTTTGCTAGTAAAGGCCATTTCTTTTTATAGAATGTCTTATGAAGGAAATCCAAGAAAGGCTGTTCGAATATATGTTGGCAATGATTATATTCAACATAACCCAATCGTAGGGGATGGAAAAGAGCCATTCATAGCCTATTTTGAGAGAATGCAAGAAGAGTATCCTGAAAAGAGTATCGAGTTTGTAAGAGTTATAGCGCAAGGGTGATTTGGTAGCTCTACATACTCATCAAACTTGGCCTGGAAATGATCAATATGTGACTATGGATTTCTTCAGGTTCGATGAAAATGCAAAAATTATAGAGCATTGGGATGCCATGCAACAGATTCCAGAATCTACTTTAAATGGTAATCCCATGTATTAGAGGAGGCTCGGTAGTTAAATCTCGTTTTGATTTTTGAACCTTCTTTTTGGTGAGGATGAAGTCGTTTATAGGTTTTCAAGTCCTACCTTTTGAAAAAACAGTCTGTCATACTATATCAAGCAGTTATTCATCCTAATATTGATGATGGTAATTCGGCCAAAACTATCTGGGTATAATGATGAAATATAGTGTTTGCTAAGCAATTTTTGTATAGTTTTATAGTTTGTAAAAAGAATCTTATACCTTATTCAAAAATGAAGTACACAATACTTATTTCTGTTTTTTTATTTTTGTTTGTTCGGATAAATGCTGAAGAAATAGTCTTTACAAAACATGAATCTCCTTATCTTATTACAGAGGACTTGATCATAAATAGTTCTGATACATTATTGATATTGCATGGGGCAACATTGATTATCGATCAGGATATTAATATTATCATTAATGGTACGCTTCAGGTTAATGGAAGCAAAGAAGAACCTGTTTCCTTCCTTCCACAAGTACCAGAAATTGGCTGGGGAAAAATTGAGTTAAATAAATCTGGAGGACATTCTTCTATAAGATATGCTGAAATTACAGATGGTTATATAAAATCGAATGGGTGTCAACTTAGCCTTAAGAATGTTAATTTTTATAATGAACAGAATTTAACTTGGGAAATATCCTTAGTATGGGTGCTTAATGCAGGTGCCGATATAAGGGACTGTGTTTTCCGAAATAATGGTAAAGGAGAAGGTATTCAAGTATCAAATTCGAATAGTGTTTTTATTAAGAATTGCAATTTTTTTAATACACCCGACGCTATTGAGCTTATCAAGGTTAATGGTGGTAGGATAGTGAGTAATTATATGAGTGAAGGGCCAGATGATGGAATAGATCT containing:
- a CDS encoding ABC-F family ATP-binding cassette domain-containing protein; this encodes MINVADLRIQFGKRVLFQDVNLKFMPGNCYGVIGANGAGKSTLLKAISGEIDATNGHIGMGTGERLSVLSQDHYAFDDYSVIDAVLKGHTELWDIMKEKDAIYCKEDFSDADGIKAAELEEKFADMDGWNAESEAASLLSALGIKEEFHQTMMEDMSGKQKVRVLLAQALFGKPDNLLLDEPTNDLDLETVTWLENYLANYENTVLVVSHDRHFLDAISTHTLDIDFGKVQLFAGNYSFWYQSSQLALKQSQIQNKKTEDKRKELQEFISRFSANVKKSKQATSRKKMLEKLNVDDIQPSTRRYPGIIFTPEREAGDKILEVSGLSASIDGKVLFKDVDFYANKGEKIIFLSRDPRAMTALFEIINDKRQADSGGFEWGQTITHAYLPMDNSKFFRSDLNLFDWLCQFTNDTTDLYIRGYLGKMLFSGDDLLKKVEVLSGGEKMRCMISKMMLVDANALVLDTPTNHLDLESIQSFNNNLIKYPGNVFMSSHDHEFISSVCDRVIELTPTGIIDKHMNYDDYITDEKIQAQREKMYQ
- a CDS encoding (4Fe-4S)-binding protein; this encodes MENRSIKEYSKGELQIVWEPKKCIHAAICVERLPKVYQPNQKPWINPEFASIEELKNQIDLCPSGALSYYMKNEDQTKKNKKMEKIKAIVKPNGPVIIQGNFTITHTDGRVEEIEKMAAICRCGASAKKPFCDGTHAKVGFKG
- a CDS encoding MerR family transcriptional regulator encodes the protein MNNIATLFSIKDLENLSGIKAHSIRIWEKRYNLLEPNRTDSNIRYYDLENLRKLLNITILYNHGYKISKIAKYSIEELENKVREYIGGKSDQEHFVNSLKVSMLKYDRNLFEHTYNSLVAESSFKDVFINILIPFLQNIGLEWQSNSITPAHEHFFTNLLKQKLLINIERVQQVLPKKPDEVYVLYLPLNEIHEFGLLYIHYELLLKGHHSIYLGQSVPLENLQSLQSNFKKVNFVSYFTVKPDPDEVNAYVNRLQEEVLNGREDQIYLLGRRTADITPPKSSKQIIIFNDLLSLTSSL
- a CDS encoding flavodoxin domain-containing protein, producing MKTAIIYISKHGTTEIVSRKIAEKFPTDEVDIINLKKQKLDSLSPYQRIILGGSIHMGKVHKKTTAFIEKYHNELLEKQLALFLCCMERDQKAQEQFDLAFPQDLRNKALSKGLLGFEYLLEKMNFIERMMVKKITGKDKSFSKINEAAILSFVNGIKHHQVLS
- a CDS encoding MFS transporter; protein product: MTMNAINQKLKLTEKLGYALGDGAANIAWRGVSTFLFIFYTDVFGLHPAAVGLLMLVARFSDGISDVLMGVIGDRTKSKYGKFRPWILWTAIPLGVILSLLFTSPNLSPTGKIIYAYATYIIFTLVYTANNIPYGALMAVMTGDDKERTSLGAYRMVGAFAGGMLVQGALLFLVAFFGNINPTIEVDQLENNRFEVHVSTSQDVENVKIATEDGIALFTWVNTEEKSNDPTPTQGKAFSMIGGKDYSFIVEGEETLSAENISIINQKQGYSNSIYVLSVVLILAMFITFYSTKERVLPPKTQKTNLSKDFKDLIGNKPWLILLGIGLLFVIYNSIKQGIVVIYFSHFIHNQLLAASYMVALMVASIGGAMVTTFLSNKWGKRNLFIIALVFSGAVNALLVFCGPNDIISIFSIGIISEFAAAIFPTLFFAMLGDVADFSEFRNGRRATGLIYSAGSFSTKFGGGVAGAIIGFVLAAYSYDGQDAVAIEGAIPGIKMLMSWVPAVIALIAAIFMLMYPLTQSKMNEITTELNARRLKELE
- a CDS encoding HAD family hydrolase produces the protein MTEKIKVIAFDADDTLWINETFFREAEQALARILSDYGSEQEVVDFLFKIETSNIPLFGYGIKGFTLSMIQSAIEFSEYKITAKQIESIIYLSKEMVRKPVELLDGVEEVLKTLQAKGYKMVVATKGDLLDQQRKLKKSNLESYFHHIEVMSDKQEDDYFKLIQHLDIKADEFLMIGNSIKSDVIPVLNLGGMAFHVPFHTTWQHEVVDSKIIHPQFKSFHMITDILAVL
- a CDS encoding GNAT family N-acetyltransferase; its protein translation is MGSEKYINLDEDNISDEHICCAFSDKKCSEGYQLKKEWLKKQFKDGYVFRKLDERGKIFIEYVPAEKAWAPIIAPNYMLINCFWVSGKFKGEEHGKELYQYCLEDAKEMDGLVVMAASRKQPFMSDKKFFIKQGFLLADTAPPYFELWYKPLKANVPIPKFKEIAKTGKNDIKDGLVVYFTNACPFNEYYVNTELKAVAEKQGVNLTIKKLASREQAQNHFVPHTLYSIFYNGEFITQHILNEKAFDRFIQK